A window of Desulforegulaceae bacterium genomic DNA:
TAAAAACAGTGAACTTATTTTTATTGTCTTTTTTTCTTTCACCCAATATTTTCCGACGTATAGGGTTTCCTGAAAAGACTTTTTTATTTTCAAAACCAAGTTTTGTGTTTTCAAAGGAAACAAAATTTGCTTTTGAAATTAAAGAAAAAATTTTATTTGAAATACCGGCCACTGAATTTTGCTCTTGAAGAAATACAGGTATTCTTTTAAGCCAGGCTGCAATTATAACAGGAACTCCTACATACCCTCCAACTCCTATAACTGCGTCTGCTTTGAATTTTTCAAGTTCTTTTTTAGCTATAGAAACAGAAGATAAAATTATAAAAACAGTTTTTATTTTATTGAAAATATTCTGGTTGATAAATTTTCCCGACTCAATTGAAGCTGAGGGGTATTGTTCCATGGAAAGGATCTTTTTTTCCAGTTTGTTGCCTGTATTTAAAAAAAGTATTTTATTTTTTCTGTTTTGCCTCATAAATTCATCTGCAATGGCAATTCCGGGATAGAGGTGACCTCCTGTTCCTCCTCCTGCAATTACAATTTTAAAGGTGGCTTGTGTTTTCATTTTGAGTTTGCCTTTATATTGAGCAGAATTCCAATTCCTGCCATGTTCATAATAAGAAATGTTCCTCCGTAACTTATAAAAGGTAGGGGTAACCCTTTAGGAGGCAGAAGAGAAAGGGTTACCCCCATATTGATAATAATGTGAATTCCTATTATTGAAGTGAGTCCAAGGGCAAGGAGTGAGCCAAATTTGTCAGGTGCATTTTCTGAAATTTTAAATCCTCTTATCAAAATTGCCATAAAAAGACCGGTGATCATAAAAACACCAAGAAAGCCTGTTTCTTCACCAATAATTGAGAAAATAAAATCAGTGTGGGATTCCGGGAGGTACTCAAGTTTTAAAATTCCATTTCCAAGTCCTTTTCCAAAAAAACCTCCATTTATAAAAGCTTTTAAAGACATTGTTGTTTGATAGGAAAAACTGGAGGAATATTCCCATGGATTAAGGTAGCTTATCAGTCTTTCAACCCTGTAGTCTCTTTGGATCATAAGAAAAAAACCTGAAATAAAGCCTGTTCCTGCAATTAACAACATTTGTTTTATTTTTGCTCCTCCAGCAAAAATCATTATCCATATAAGAGCCCCAATTATAATAATAGAACCAAAATCTGGTTGATTGTAGAGAAGTGATGCAAAAATTATAAAAAGAATGAAGTGGGGAAATATTCCTGAAAAAAACTTATCCATTTCATCTTCATGTTTTGAAATAGTATGGGCAAGGTATAAAATAATTGTATAAAATGAAAAAACCGCTGGCTGAAATGAAAAAAACGGGAATTTTAACCATCTATATGCTCCGCCTACTTTATGCCCGAAAGGAGTGACAAAAATTGCTATCAATAAACAAATAGATAAAAGAATTCCTGGATATGCTAGTTTTTTTAAATAAAAATAAGGTATAAATCTGAAAATAAATAAAAGAATCAAACCCATAAAACCGTGTAAAGCCTGTTTTTTTACAAAATAAAATGGATTGTTAAACACTTTTTCACCAAAGTGAAAGCTTGCAGAATAAAGAATTATCAGGCCAAAGCCTGTAATAAGAAAAAAGGAAATCCAAAGAAGGGGATCCTCTTTAATTATTTTTTGATTTCTAATCTGCTGTTTAATAGTCATTTTTATTGTTTTCTCTGTTTTTTAAATTAAGGAAAGAGTTTTTAAAAGCCTCACCTCTATGCGAATAGTTTTTAAACATATCAAAACTTGAGCATCCAGGTGAAAGAATTACAGTTCCTTTTTCCGAAATATTTTCAAAGCCTTTTTTTACAGCATCTTCCATTGTAATTGAAAAAACAGCCTTTCTTTTAAAATTAATTTGGCTATTGATTTTTTTTGAAGCCTCCCCAATTAAGATAATGTTTTTTACTTTTTCGTTCAGTATTTTTGACATCACCCCGTAGTTATATCCTTTATCTTTTCCCCCCAGGATTAAAGATATTTCTCCCTCAAGGCATTCAACCGCCTTTATAACTGAATCAGGATTTGTTGCCTTTGAATCATTAATAAAGGAAATATTGTTTATGGAGCCCAAAAACTCCATTCTATGGGGAAGGGGATTAAAAGTTTCAATTGCTTTTTTTATTCCTTTAATACTTCCCCCGGATTCAAGTGCAGTTAGGGCTGCAGCACTTAAGTTTTCAAGATTATGCCTTCCTTTCAACTTGAAATTTTTAAGGCTGATTTTTTCTACTTTTTTATTAAATGAAATTTTAAGTTCTTTTTTATTTGCAAAAGCACTATTGAAACTTGGGTCAAAAATATTGAAAAAACTTTTTTTGCCTTTTGTTTCAAGTTTTAAACTTTCATTATAATTAATTATTGAAGTGTTTTCTTTGTTGAAATTCTTAAAAAGATTAAGTTTGGAATTTTTATAGCCACAAAAATCTTCATATCTGTCCAGATGATCTGGGGTGATATTAAGTATTGTTCCTACTTGAGGTGAAAAGTTAACACAGGTATCAAGTTGAAAGCTTGAAATTTCTAGAACAAAGATATCAAATTCTGACTTGTCTGATATACCCTGGGAAAGAGGAACTCCAAGATTTCCTCCCCTGAAAACTTTTTTTCCGCTGTGGGCAAGAATGTCGGCTGTAAGTTCTGTTACTGTGCTTTTACCATTTGTCCCTGTAATGGCGGCAACTGGTTTGTCAATAAAAGACCAAGCTGCTTCAAGTTCTCCTATTACATTTTTTCCTTGATTTACAGCTTTGATATAGACTTCTTCCCTTTGATCAATTCCAGGGCTTAAAATAATTAAGTCACTGGTTTTAATTTCTTCTTCGAAATTATTGGCAATTACAATTTTTATTTTTTGGTTAGAAATTTTTTTTATTTCATCTGATTCAAGAATTTTTTTGTTTTTATCGCATCCTTTTACATTAAAACCTTTTGAATGAAGAAGATTTAATACAGATATTCCTGATTTTCCAAGACCTGCAACAAGAATTTTTTTGTTTTTAAAGTCTTTAATTGAAAACATGGCTTATCTTATCTTTAGGGTTGAAATTGCGATTAATGAAAATATTATTGCAATTATCCAAAACCTTACAATAATTTTAGGCTCTCTCCATCCAAGCATTTCAAAATGATGATGAAGGGGAGCCATTCTGAAAAATCTTTTGCCTTTTGTAAATTTAAAATAGCTTACCTGAATAATTACAGAAAGTGCTTCCATTACAAAAACACCTCCGACAATTACAAGAAGGATTTCCTGTTTTGTAAGAACAGCTATTGTGCCTAAGAGTGCCCCAAGTGGAAGGGAGCCTGTGTCACCCATAAAAATCTGGGCAGGGTTTGTGTTAAACCATAAGAAACCAAGACCTGCACCTGCTATTGCTCCACAAATAACTGTAAGTTCAGCACATCCGGGAACAAAAGTTATCTGGAGATAATCTGCAAGTTTAGCATGTCCTGCAACATAAGAAAAAAGAAGAAAAGTTGCGGCTGCAATTGTAACAGGCCCTATTGCAAGTCCGTCAAGCCCGTCTGTGAGATTAACTGCGTTTGATGCTCCTGTAATAACTAAGGCAGTAAAAAAAATATATCCTATTCCAAGGTCAATTGTATGATCTTTGAAAAAAGGGAAGTGAAGTTCTGTATTAAACCCAGGAGTCAGATAAATAAGTATTCCGGCAATAAGTGATATGCAAATTTGTATAAGGAATTTATTTCTTGCACTTAATCCTTCCCCTTCTTTTTTCATCTGTTTAACATAGTCGTCTGTAAATCCTATGGCAGTAAATCCTA
This region includes:
- the murG gene encoding undecaprenyldiphospho-muramoylpentapeptide beta-N-acetylglucosaminyltransferase, with protein sequence MKTQATFKIVIAGGGTGGHLYPGIAIADEFMRQNRKNKILFLNTGNKLEKKILSMEQYPSASIESGKFINQNIFNKIKTVFIILSSVSIAKKELEKFKADAVIGVGGYVGVPVIIAAWLKRIPVFLQEQNSVAGISNKIFSLISKANFVSFENTKLGFENKKVFSGNPIRRKILGERKKDNKNKFTVFITGGSQGARAINNAIIDSFDFIDEIDSFLFIHQTGEPQFEGIEKIYKNKGINSYPAPFFKEIADIYKKSDLIVARAGASTLAEISGAGIPAIFIPYPYATHNHQYYNCIEFEKKGAAIVIEEKNLSGKALGENISNLYKDKKLLTSMAEKMKEQSMPNAANKIYETIKGILEKNHV
- the ftsW gene encoding putative lipid II flippase FtsW, with product MTIKQQIRNQKIIKEDPLLWISFFLITGFGLIILYSASFHFGEKVFNNPFYFVKKQALHGFMGLILLFIFRFIPYFYLKKLAYPGILLSICLLIAIFVTPFGHKVGGAYRWLKFPFFSFQPAVFSFYTIILYLAHTISKHEDEMDKFFSGIFPHFILFIIFASLLYNQPDFGSIIIIGALIWIMIFAGGAKIKQMLLIAGTGFISGFFLMIQRDYRVERLISYLNPWEYSSSFSYQTTMSLKAFINGGFFGKGLGNGILKLEYLPESHTDFIFSIIGEETGFLGVFMITGLFMAILIRGFKISENAPDKFGSLLALGLTSIIGIHIIINMGVTLSLLPPKGLPLPFISYGGTFLIMNMAGIGILLNIKANSK
- the murD gene encoding UDP-N-acetylmuramoyl-L-alanine--D-glutamate ligase: MFSIKDFKNKKILVAGLGKSGISVLNLLHSKGFNVKGCDKNKKILESDEIKKISNQKIKIVIANNFEEEIKTSDLIILSPGIDQREEVYIKAVNQGKNVIGELEAAWSFIDKPVAAITGTNGKSTVTELTADILAHSGKKVFRGGNLGVPLSQGISDKSEFDIFVLEISSFQLDTCVNFSPQVGTILNITPDHLDRYEDFCGYKNSKLNLFKNFNKENTSIINYNESLKLETKGKKSFFNIFDPSFNSAFANKKELKISFNKKVEKISLKNFKLKGRHNLENLSAAALTALESGGSIKGIKKAIETFNPLPHRMEFLGSINNISFINDSKATNPDSVIKAVECLEGEISLILGGKDKGYNYGVMSKILNEKVKNIILIGEASKKINSQINFKRKAVFSITMEDAVKKGFENISEKGTVILSPGCSSFDMFKNYSHRGEAFKNSFLNLKNRENNKNDY
- the mraY gene encoding phospho-N-acetylmuramoyl-pentapeptide-transferase; translation: MLYHLLYPLHTDLSFFNVFKYITFRTIYSGLTSFVLCLMLGTTFIGYMRKLQIGQYIRDCGPSSHYDKKGTPTMGGFLIIGTTVFSILLWARLDTFYVWITIIVTIGFTAIGFTDDYVKQMKKEGEGLSARNKFLIQICISLIAGILIYLTPGFNTELHFPFFKDHTIDLGIGYIFFTALVITGASNAVNLTDGLDGLAIGPVTIAAATFLLFSYVAGHAKLADYLQITFVPGCAELTVICGAIAGAGLGFLWFNTNPAQIFMGDTGSLPLGALLGTIAVLTKQEILLVIVGGVFVMEALSVIIQVSYFKFTKGKRFFRMAPLHHHFEMLGWREPKIIVRFWIIAIIFSLIAISTLKIR